The genomic DNA CTTCAGTATTAAAACAAGAGTATTTCCCTCTGATGGAATAGTTGTATAAAGGCAAATTCATTCAAGTTCCACTAGAGGGAGATGTCAGATGAAGAACTGTGGATGTCTGAAAtctcagggaaaaaaaagttcctTATTCTAAGAAACCTTGTCCACTGTTCTGGCTCTGAGCTTCTCCTTGTTTGACGACATCCATAAACTCAGATCACGAGTGTCCGTTCATGTGTGAGTGTCAGCGTCGTGTGTTGACCCAGCTGAGGGTGTAGGAGCTGTGAGCGTTGGCTACTGTCTTCTTCAGGATGCTGTGACCCTCTCCTGCAGAGCTGTGAACCAGCTTGAGTCCAGAGGCCTGGAAACCCTGAAGGATGCTGAACCAATAGCGCAGCACTTCCTCGTCCGTCCCCCCCACCTCAAACCCTGCCCACTGCAGGTGCACTGTGGCAACCAGATGATGGACATTCTGTAGAGCTCCCGCCTCGATCCAGTTCTGGAAAACTCTCCACTCAGCACTTAGCAGGTCAGCAAAGAGGAAGTGAACCTAaaggaaaatacagaaaagaacaTGTAAATTCAATTATATGGTCTGGATCTACACAATTACTATCATAtataaatgaaaggaaaaattgCAAATTGCTTTGCAAATATCCGAATCAGAGAACAGCTATTTTGTTCGATTATTGCAGGAGAAAAGTTAGTCAGAGCTGACAATAATTGAAAGTTTTGTCAGGCAATCACCAATCACTATTGCCAAATATTTGGAAATCAAATTAAAATCgttattaaatataataaaaggtTCTTGGAGCACTTCTTACTCTGCCAGCCAACACATGCTCAAACTGCAGGTCTGTAGTTCCCTCTTGTGGCTGCAGGATGTAACTGGGCCATTCTGTGATTCACTCACTTAAACTGTTGCCATGGCAGCCAGGGATGGCGCAGAGCCCTGTTGCTATGGGAACGTGCAAGTAAAAGAGCTTTCTGGGTACGTTGGGGTGAAAAGACTCTAAGGTATGTTTGTTTGGCACTGTTTCTCTAAAtttctgcctgtgtgtgtgagtgtgtgtctcaCTGTGTGGTGTCCCAGAGCTGCCATGACATCTGCCAGGGTTTGAGAAACACTGCCCAAGTTGCCTCTCGTCTTGTGCCTGCGCTTCTTTGGCACTCGCCACTCCAACCACATCTTGTGCTGGCTGACCACGCCTCCGTCGCCACGGTTACTCGCCAAACTGTTGCCAAGGTGACCACCAGATGCATTGGAGTTGGTGGGATCAAAAGTGTGGACTTCGCATCCTAACCCCGACACAGTCTTCAGAAAGTCTGCATCCCCCCATCCATGCtagagagacaaagacaaacatgaaaagacagacagagaggcagggGAGCACAGAGGTGGATTGAAGATTATTGCATGCATGATTAAATATGCATTGGCATTGTTTATTCCGACTCCGTCAGTGATATGAATGCTCAAGCGTCTTAGCACATGCACTGACATAAGCGCACGGTTATACACCTGAAGGAGTATGCAACACACGATCCATCTGCAGCTGGAAGGAGCCAGTCTTCAGCACACAGCGACCATTGGGCTGGAGCTGCAGGGGGCTGTGCTCCCTCAGACTGCCCCGGGGATAAAACCCTGGAGCAGTTAAGCTGGGGATGGACAGTCGAAGAGAGTCACGTTAGACGGGTTGGGCAGAAGTCTGATGCAGAATTAGCCTTCGAGTAAGAAGAGAGGAAgttcaagaagaagaagaagtggttTGAAGGCTTGTCTTGTGAAATTCGTGAGAACATTTCAGACAGCAAGTCATGTCTCCAAGTGACTCTAAGTAAACCAAATTATTCCCTGGTGAAGTTCTGAATGTGTCAGTCATTTGATGAGAGATGTTCAACAAGAATACATCTGACCGACTTAAATTCATGGCAGAAATTTAATAATTAAAGGAATATTGACCAAACATCAGTACAATAAAGTAGGTTTTGCAGACATGTAAGCTTCCCTC from Acanthochromis polyacanthus isolate Apoly-LR-REF ecotype Palm Island chromosome 11, KAUST_Apoly_ChrSc, whole genome shotgun sequence includes the following:
- the LOC110954240 gene encoding LOW QUALITY PROTEIN: probable methyltransferase-like protein 24 (The sequence of the model RefSeq protein was modified relative to this genomic sequence to represent the inferred CDS: inserted 1 base in 1 codon), whose protein sequence is MRTSARWWGRGGLSVRSRILLLLIPPLLLALQLLVVGTRLPEAARVWVGGQEPDGTVAFSVISIEPERRTRRGGSQSRRPGPEREEEEEEVEVDDGERREGGRAYEDENEMQSRQGGPRALEVQRWAAEKPSFTSELNRIITYITRPQLNCSRVLSPGQSEGAQPPAAPAQWSLCAEDWLLPAADGSCVAYSFSMDGXDADFLKTVSGLGCEVHTFDPTNSNASGGHLGNSLASNRGDGGVVSQHKMWLEWRVPKKRRHKTRGNLGSVSQTLADVMAALGHHTVHFLFADLLSAEWRVFQNWIEAGALQNVHHLVATVHLQWAGFEVGGTDEEVLRYWFSILQGFQASGLKLVHSSAGEGHSILKKTVANAHSSYTLSWVNTRR